From Nicotiana tabacum cultivar K326 chromosome 22, ASM71507v2, whole genome shotgun sequence, one genomic window encodes:
- the LOC142175869 gene encoding uncharacterized protein LOC142175869, translating to MEMLRQIQLNIPLMDALREMPGYAKIMKDLMSQKFDFQDLSTVTPTQTCSAVVTRPMAQKVSDPGSFTIPCTIGSYTFAKALCDLGASVNLMPLAIYTKLGTGRAKPTSMLLQLADRTVKRPTGILDDVLVQVEKFVFPADFVILDCQVDEEIPIILGRPFLATGRALIDCETQELKMRLNNEEIIFNVQQSMRRPSEFANCSLVEAVDVILQEDDETLNVKDPLEACLMNLEEMDGEGLAEWVMALDGQGFWKREPQFEPLCLEERATPPAKPSIEEPPQLDLKPLPAHLKYVFLGPNSILHVIISSGLLAVQAEQLLQVLQECKTAIS from the coding sequence ATGGAAATGCTTCGacaaattcaattgaatattccactAATGGATGCTTTGAGAGAAATGCCAGGGTATGCAAAAATTATGAAGGATCTGATGTCGCAAAAATTTGACTTCCAGGACCTATCCACTGTAACTCCGACGCAGACCTGCAGCGCAGTAGTGACAAGACCTATGGCTCAAAAAGTGTCTGATCCAGGTAGTTTCACTATCCCATGCACCATTGGGAGTTATacttttgctaaagcattgtgtgacttGGGGGCCAGtgtaaacttgatgcccttggcaaTCTATACAAAACTGGGCACTGGCAGAGCTAAACCAACCTCAATGTTATTGCAACTGGCTGATCGCACAGTCAAAAGACCGACAGGAattcttgatgatgtgcttgttcaAGTGGAGAAGTTTGTATTCCCTGCAGACTTCGTTATTCTTGACTGTCAAGTGGATGAAGAGATACCCATCATTCTGGGAAGGCCGTTCTTAGCCACTGGGAGAGCATTGATTGATTGTGAGACTCAAGAGTTGAAAATGAGGTTGAACAATGAAGAAATAATATTCAACGTTCAACAATCCATGAGGAGACCCAGCGAATTTGCAAATTGCTCGCTAGTGGAGGCCGTGGATGTGATACTGCAAGAGGATGATGAGACCCTTAATGTCAAGGATCCGCTAGAAGcctgtttgatgaatttggaagagATGGATGGTGAAGGGCTGGCGGAGTGGGTCATGGCTCTCGATGGTCAAGGGTTCTGGAaaagggaacctcagttcgagCCCCTATGCTTAGAAGAAAGAGCAACACCACCTGCAAAACCATCAATAGAGGAGCCACCACAGTTGGACCTGAAACCGCTTCCAGCTCACCTCAAGTACGTTTTCTTAGGGCCTAATTCTATTTTGCatgttattatatcatctggtttGCTAGCTGTGCAGGCAGAGCAACTCTTGCAGGTGTTACAAGAATGTAAGACTGCCATTAGTTAG